In Terriglobales bacterium, the genomic window AGGAGCTGAAAAGAAGGGGAGGATTGGTGGACCTGGTCGGGATCGAACCGACGACCTCTTCCATGCCATGGAAGCGCGCTCCCAGCTGCGCCACAGGCCCACTCAAGGAAGGAACAACCTATCTATTCTCGCCGACCGCAGGAGGCTAGTCAAACCTGGCCGGGAAAGCGAAAGCCCCGCCGCGGCGGGGCCTCGCTGCGCGAGAGCGCTCAGAACTGGAACATGTCGCGGATGTCGTTGCCCTGCGAGTTGCGGGCGTTGAGCGAGGGGAGCGACCAGTTCCACTGGATGAACTTCAGGACGGAGACGTGGTTCATGCGGACGTGCGAGACGTAGCCGGCCTTGGCGAAGGGCGAGATGACCAGCAGCGGGACGCGGATGCCGAGCCCCTGTGAATCGACCTGCGGCGGCGGGACGTGGTCCCAGTAGCCGCCGCCTTCATCCCAGATCACGACGATGGCGATGGAATCCCAGGCGGGAGAAGCCTTCACCTGGCTGACGAAGTCATTCAGCCAGTTGAGCGAGTCGCCGATGGGGCCGGAACCGGGGTGGCCGCTGTTGCGATCGTTGGCCTGCACGAACGAGATGGCCGGCAGGTTCCCGCTGTTCAACTGCGAGAAGAAATTCGAGATGTTCTGGAGCTGCGGCGCGTCGTGGGTGGAGGTGAAGTACTGGAAGGGATTCTGGACCGGGACGTAGCCGTTGCCGCAGTCGCCGTAGTTGGCCTGGAACCATCCCCAGCTGATGTTGGCGTCGCGGAGCTGATCGCCGAGGTTGCGGTAGTTGTAGGGCTGGGAGGCCGGGTCGGGCAGGTTGCAGGGCCCGAACGCGGGCTGCACGCTGAACGGGAAATCGTTGTCGGAGGCGGCGACGAGGTAGAGCTGGTTCGAGGGCGCGTTCGACATCACCGACGAGAAATAATTGTCGTTGAGCGCGTAGTTGTCGGCCAGGTTCCAGAGCGCGCCGACGCCGGCGGTCGCGTCGGTGTAGTAGCCCATCGAGTTGTGTCCCTCGACCACGGCAAAGCGGTCCATGGCGCCGTGGTTCCAGGCGTCGAGGTAGTCCTGGCGGCCGTGGGGGAGGTCGGAGAGCGTGGGGTCGGTGAGCTCGAAGGGCGTGCTGCCGTCGGACTGGGTGTAGCCCGGGACGCCGGGGCGGATGCCGTCGATGGTCTGGCCGCCGGTGGGCGTGTACTTGCCGAAGAGGTGGTCGAAGGAGCGGTTCTGCATGACCACGACGACGACGCGCTTCACCTTGGACTGAGTGGTGCCCAGGTTGCCGCCGCCCCCGCCGTTGCCGCCGCCGCCGGTGTCGCCGCCGGCCTGCAGGCCGCGGCAGCCGTTCGCCAGAAGGGCCAGGATGAGCAGCAACAAAGGCAGCACGAACGCCCGCAGA contains:
- a CDS encoding alkaline phosphatase family protein → MRKRVLRAFVLPLLLLILALLANGCRGLQAGGDTGGGGNGGGGGNLGTTQSKVKRVVVVVMQNRSFDHLFGKYTPTGGQTIDGIRPGVPGYTQSDGSTPFELTDPTLSDLPHGRQDYLDAWNHGAMDRFAVVEGHNSMGYYTDATAGVGALWNLADNYALNDNYFSSVMSNAPSNQLYLVAASDNDFPFSVQPAFGPCNLPDPASQPYNYRNLGDQLRDANISWGWFQANYGDCGNGYVPVQNPFQYFTSTHDAPQLQNISNFFSQLNSGNLPAISFVQANDRNSGHPGSGPIGDSLNWLNDFVSQVKASPAWDSIAIVVIWDEGGGYWDHVPPPQVDSQGLGIRVPLLVISPFAKAGYVSHVRMNHVSVLKFIQWNWSLPSLNARNSQGNDIRDMFQF